The Acidimicrobiales bacterium genomic sequence GGGTGAGATGAGGCGCCAGGAAGATGCGAGCTGCAGTCAACAATTGCTCTAGCCCGCGAAACGACAACGTCTGCAACACCTGGCCCGGTTCGTGTTCGAGCTGGAACTGCAGCACCTCGTCGGACCCGAGCGCCTCGGTCGACACCGCAATGGCCTCGGTGAGGATCTCGAATACGTCGTCGCCGGCCGCAGCTATCGGCTCGAGCTCCTTGAAGAACGCCCTGACCCTTTCGCGCCTGACCGCGTCGTAGATGGCGTCTCGACCACCCGTGAACGTGCGGTACACGGTGGCCCGGCTGACCTCGGCTTCAGAAGCGATGTCGTCGATGGTGGTCTTGGCCCACCCCCATCGGCTGACGCATCGGTCCGCGGCGTCGAGTATTCGGTGGTAGTTCGACGCTTCGGTCATGGTGTTTCGACGATAAGCGACACCGCAAGCGTCATCAACCGGCGGGCACGACGGCGCGAAACAGCTGGCCGCGGCCGCCGGCCTTCCAAGTCGAGTTCGCGGCAATGAACACCGAGTCGCCCGCTGCTACGGGCACATCGTCGATGCGGACCACACCCGCCGTGACCACGACTATCTCGGGGCCCCAGGTCGAGCGGGTTACCGCGCCGTCCAGTTCGAGGCGGCGAAGCTCGAACTCTGGGCTGGGTGTGCGGTAGACGTATTCGCCGTCGGCGTCGTCACCTTCCAGCACAACCACCTGCGAAGGGGTCGGGTCGACGACGGAACAGAGTTCGTCGACGTCGATGTGTTTGGGCGTCAGCCCACCGCGCAACACGTTGTCGGACGACGCCATGATCTCGACGCCCAACCCCTCGACGTACGCGTGCAGCACGCCCGCGGCCAGATGTATGGCCTGGCCCGGTGCCAACTCGATGGCGTTCAAGAGCAGGGCGGTGACGATTCCGGGGTCTCCGGGGTGCACGCGCGCAATCGAGCGCGCCACGGCCCGCTCGAGCTCGAAGGGGCCGTCCGAGCGCACCGCTGCGCCCACAGCCTCGGCCAACGCCTGGCCGGCCACGCGATCGGTGGTCAGCAAGCTGCGCAACAGACCCGTGAGGTCGTCGCGCGACGGGTCAGAGCGCAACACATCGAGCACACCCGCCAGCTCGGCAACCCGAAGAGACTCGAGCAACTCGATCGATGCGGCCACCTCGCGGAACCCCACCAGCGCCCGGAACGGCGTCAGCGCGCAGATCAGCTCGGGCTTGTGGTTGTCGTCCTTGTACGACCTGTGTGGAGCATCCAATGCGATGCCCGCGAGGTTCTCGCGGTTGAACCCCACCACGGCCTGCTCTATGGATGGGTGAGCTTGCAGAGACAGGGGCTCGGCAGCAGCCAACAGCTTCATCAGAAAGGGCAGGCGACCGAAGCGTTCGTGGACACCGGCACCCAGAACCCGCACAGGGTCGTCGGCCACGAGCTGGTCGAGGGCCACGACGGTTCCACCAACGTCGACCGCCGAGGGTGCTGCCGGGTGAGCCCCCATCCACACCTCGGCCTCGCGCCGACCCGAGGGCTGCTCGCCACGCAACGCCGCAATCAGATCGGTGGAACCCCAGGCGTAGTCGCGAACAACGTTGCGCATCGTCGAAAGACTCATGGCGATCCAGTCGGCCGTCGCTGGGCTTCCCCAAGAAACTCGTTTCGAACCAGCCTGGTCACGCTGGAGACGTCCGACAAGTTCCAGCTGCCCGACGCCTCGACGTACGACAAGAACATCCGAGCGAGGTACTGGCTCTTGGCTGCGATGTCGTCTGCGGGCCACCCGAACGGGCCCAGCCGCACCTCGAAGAACCCGGCGACCAGGTCGAGGACCTGACGTGACTCGACGGTCAGGTACGGGATGACCACCTCGGGTTCGACCGATAGCTCGCGCTGCAAAAGTTCGTTTTCGTCGGCCAACGCCCGCGCCGTCATCAGGCCGCGCACCAGCATCTCTTCGAGGCTGTCGGCCTGCTCGGCCTCCCTGGCCACGTGGCTCAAGAACCGCTGGAACTCTGACTTCACCAGTGCCGAGACGATCTCGTCGCGGCCGCCGGCAAAGTGGCGATAGACCGTGGCGCGAGATATTCCAGCCGACGCCGCGATGTCGCCCACCGTCATCTTCTGCAACGAACTGCACATGGCGGCCCTGGCGGCCCCGGCGACAATCTGTTCGCGAACGGTGTCGGTGTTCATCGAACCCCCCGGTCGGCCGCACGGGCGATCAGCCTTCGCCCTATGGCCTCCATCGCCGAGTCGGGCAGAACCCGATCCAACAGTCCCCCGGCCTTTGCGTCTCGACCCACCAGATAGCGGGCTCGTGGCCGGCTGGAGGTCAGTGCGGTCTGGATCACCTCGGCCACCACGTCGGGGCTCACGCCCTGGCGCCGACCGTCTTGCAGCGCGACGCGCTGGGCACTGATCAGTCGCGAATATCGAGCTTGCTGGTCGGCGTTCAGGCTGCCCTCGATCCGATCGGCCAACCGGACCGCTTTCGCCCACAAGGGGGTGCTGACGGCGCCAGGCTCGACCAGCGTGACGATTGGCCCGCTGCCGTCGAACTCGCGCCGAAGGCACTTGCACAATCCGTCGACGGCGTGTTTGGAAGCCACATATGGCCCCAACATCGGGGCGCCGACGCGGCCCGAAATCGACCCGACCACCACCACCCGCGGATCGACCGCACGGCGCAGCGTGGGCATCAACACCCTGGTCAGTTCGACCACCCCGAACACATTGACCTCGAACTGCGACCGCCACCGGTCGAGGGTCACGGTCTCGAACGGGCCACCCTCGACATAACCTGCGTTGTTCACCAGCCCGGCCAAACCGGCGTCGCCGACGATGCCGGCAACCTGATCTGCCAGTTCGGCGGCCGCTCGCTCGGCACCCAACCCCAGGTCGAAGTGCGCCGGAGAGCACCGCTGGATTGCGCCGATGCGGTCGGCATCGGCATCGGAGCGAACGGTGGCGATCACGTTCCAGCCACCAGAGGCCAAAAGGCGCGCCGTCGCCTCACCAATACCTGTCGACGCGCCTGTGACCAAGACGAAACGCCCAGAAACTGCCGCTTCTGGCGCCGATGCACTTGCCCAGTTCATGTAGGGCGAAGCTACCCGAACCGGCTCGGCTCGCAGAGAAAACTCCCTACAGCTCGGCGCCGAGAGTACCGATGGGTAATACAGCGGCCATACCTGGAGAACCCCATGAGCGAAGTAGTCCTGTCAAAATCTGAACTCGAGGGTGGGCAGCTGCCCCTGGTGTGCATCTGCTCGGGCGAGCCGGTCGAAACGCTGACCGAAATCGCCATCGGCCCCACCAAGATTCCCCAGCTTGCAGGCCTGCCCACCGGCTACCTGTCGAAGGACCTCCTGACCAAGCTGTTCGGCAGCGCCCTGGGCGCAAAGGTCGGACGGGGCGACGGTGCCAAGAACAAGCAGACCGTCGTCATGGCAGTTCGCATACTGCTGACGCTGGGCTTGTTCTACAACGCCTTCTCGGCTGTGTCGGGCGGCAACCTCATGGGCATCTTGATCTCGATGGTGGGCCTGGTCGTGGTGATCTTCGGAGGTGCGTGGGTAAACCGGGCTCTGACAGTTGGGGTCGTTTCAGATGGCACCGGAGCACGGGTCACCGGCGCCCACCCGAACTTCGTCGAAGCTCTCGAGGCCATGCGCTCGGGCGTGGCTCCCGAGAAGCAGCTGGTTCGCACGGGCCCTGCGCCCAAGCCGGTGCCGGCCCCAGGGCTGTATTGAGCGGGCCCGTCCCGGGCGGCACTGGTCTGGCTACCCCCTCGGACCTCTAACCTGCCTCGGGTGGCCGAACCTGCCGAAACCATCCTCGATGCACAGCAGCGTCGTCATCTGTGGACTCTGGCCGCTGTTCCACTGGTGCTGGCCGTGCTGGCGCTCGTCGGCCAGGTCGCCTTCGCTGCGCTTGCCAACTCCGCTCCCCTGCTGCTGATAGCGATCGCCCCGAGCGACGCATTCCTGGTGTTGACCGTGGGTTCGGTACCCACCTGGGCATTCTTCGCCGTTGGGTTCGTCAGGTTGGTACTGCCCGACCCATTCCTCTACCTGATCGGCTCGCACTACGGGCCTGCCGGACGGCGGTACATCGATGCCGAACTCGGGCATCCCAACAAGGTCACCGGCGCCATCGACGTTCTACAGAGGTGGTTTCCGAAGATCGGCCTGGTGCTGATCGTCATCTTGCCCAACTATCCCGTCTGCCTGCTGGCCGGCATGACCCGAGTCAGATGGTGGATCTTTGGAATCCTGAACGCCGCTGGCACTGCGGGGCGCCTTTGGGTCATCTGGCACCTGGGCCGCATGATCGAAGGGCCGATCGGAACGATCCTCGACTTCCTGGGTCGCTATCAGATCCCGGTGATGATCGCGATGGCCGTGCTGGTGGGGCTGCAGGTCGGTCGTTCGGAGCGCCCAGACACCCCAGAAGGATCAGCCGGCCCCGCCCAGCCTGACCTCGACAGCTGACCGAAGCGGCATCGAGGGCTGGGCACCCTCGACCTCGACGGCAAGCGAACCGGCCGCTGCAGCGAAACGAGCCGCATCGACCGGCGAACGACCCTCGCCAATCGCCACCGCCAGAGCCGCCACGAAGCAGTCGCCGGCACCGGTAGGGTCGACCATGGCGGCCTCGAAGGCGCCGATGCTGGTGCGAGCGGGCGACACGTCACCCCGCTGAGTCACCACGCACCCGTCGGCGCCAAGGGTCGTCACTACCACGTCGGCGGCCGAGACTCGATCGCCGAGCTCGGCCACCTGGGCGGCCTCGCCCCGGTTGACGACCAGCACGTCGGTGAGGGGCAGCACAGCAGGCGCCACATCGTTGAACGGCGCGGGGTTGAACACCACCAGAGTCGATGAAGCCCGTGCCAATTCGGCGGCCCGCCGAGCGGTGGGCGCAGGCACCTCGCCCTGCAACAACAAGACATCGGCTCTGGCGATCACATCGGCGGCCTCGCCGACATGGGCGGGGCTCAGCCGGCCGTTGGCTCCGGCCACCACGATTATCGACACATCTTCGGGATCGACGGTTATGACCGCCACACCGGTTGGCTCGTCGGCGCGAACCACGTGCGAGTGGTCGATACCCTCGGCCGCGAGCCCATCGACCAGGAAGGTGCCGCGGGCGTCGTCGCCCACAGCGCCCACCATCGAAACCCTGGCCCCCAAACGGGCTGCAGCAACGGCCTGATTGGCACCCTTGCCACCCCGGAACTCGGCGACCCGATCTCCGTGCATGGTCTCGTCTGGTGCTGGCCGGTGTGGCACCCAAACGGTGATGTCGTGGTTCAAAGAGCCGACGACGGCCACCTCGACCACAGCTGCTCCGATGGTCCTAGAGCCCGAGGAACGAGTCGAGCCCGACCGTGAGGCCGGGGTGGTCGGCGATCACGCGACACGCGTGAACGATTCCGGGCATGAAAGACGACCGGTCGTAGCTGTCGTGGCGGATAGTCAACGTCTGGCCTGCGGCGCCGAGGATGACCTCTTGATGGGCCAGCATGCCGCGCATGCGCACCGAGTGAATCCGCACCGCACCAGCGGCCAGGCCGCCCCGGCTGCCGGCGAGAACCTCGTCCTGGGTCGGGTCGGGCGCCCACGAATCGCTGGCTGCAGCGATGCGTTCTGCGGTGGTTCGCGCCGTACCGGAAGGGGCGTCGATCTTGTTGTCGTGGTGCAGTTCGATGATCTCGCACGTATCGAACCAGGGCGCTGCCAGTTCGGCGAAGCGCATCATCAGTACGGCGCCGATGGCGAAGTTGGGTGCGATCAGGCAATTGCTGTCGACAAAAGCTGCTCGCAGCCGGTCGATGTCGTCATCGCTGAGACCTGTGGTGCCCACGACGGCGTGTAC encodes the following:
- a CDS encoding ribokinase; translated protein: MVEVAVVGSLNHDITVWVPHRPAPDETMHGDRVAEFRGGKGANQAVAAARLGARVSMVGAVGDDARGTFLVDGLAAEGIDHSHVVRADEPTGVAVITVDPEDVSIIVVAGANGRLSPAHVGEAADVIARADVLLLQGEVPAPTARRAAELARASSTLVVFNPAPFNDVAPAVLPLTDVLVVNRGEAAQVAELGDRVSAADVVVTTLGADGCVVTQRGDVSPARTSIGAFEAAMVDPTGAGDCFVAALAVAIGEGRSPVDAARFAAAAGSLAVEVEGAQPSMPLRSAVEVRLGGAG
- the manA gene encoding mannose-6-phosphate isomerase, class I, whose product is MSLSTMRNVVRDYAWGSTDLIAALRGEQPSGRREAEVWMGAHPAAPSAVDVGGTVVALDQLVADDPVRVLGAGVHERFGRLPFLMKLLAAAEPLSLQAHPSIEQAVVGFNRENLAGIALDAPHRSYKDDNHKPELICALTPFRALVGFREVAASIELLESLRVAELAGVLDVLRSDPSRDDLTGLLRSLLTTDRVAGQALAEAVGAAVRSDGPFELERAVARSIARVHPGDPGIVTALLLNAIELAPGQAIHLAAGVLHAYVEGLGVEIMASSDNVLRGGLTPKHIDVDELCSVVDPTPSQVVVLEGDDADGEYVYRTPSPEFELRRLELDGAVTRSTWGPEIVVVTAGVVRIDDVPVAAGDSVFIAANSTWKAGGRGQLFRAVVPAG
- a CDS encoding helix-turn-helix domain-containing protein encodes the protein MTEASNYHRILDAADRCVSRWGWAKTTIDDIASEAEVSRATVYRTFTGGRDAIYDAVRRERVRAFFKELEPIAAAGDDVFEILTEAIAVSTEALGSDEVLQFQLEHEPGQVLQTLSFRGLEQLLTAARIFLAPHLTRFVDRQTAVELVEWATRIVLTYFLAPSPTVDLGDRDQVRSLLARRIPWLADSPAQVGASKS
- a CDS encoding SDR family NAD(P)-dependent oxidoreductase, translating into MNWASASAPEAAVSGRFVLVTGASTGIGEATARLLASGGWNVIATVRSDADADRIGAIQRCSPAHFDLGLGAERAAAELADQVAGIVGDAGLAGLVNNAGYVEGGPFETVTLDRWRSQFEVNVFGVVELTRVLMPTLRRAVDPRVVVVGSISGRVGAPMLGPYVASKHAVDGLCKCLRREFDGSGPIVTLVEPGAVSTPLWAKAVRLADRIEGSLNADQQARYSRLISAQRVALQDGRRQGVSPDVVAEVIQTALTSSRPRARYLVGRDAKAGGLLDRVLPDSAMEAIGRRLIARAADRGVR
- a CDS encoding TetR/AcrR family transcriptional regulator encodes the protein MNTDTVREQIVAGAARAAMCSSLQKMTVGDIAASAGISRATVYRHFAGGRDEIVSALVKSEFQRFLSHVAREAEQADSLEEMLVRGLMTARALADENELLQRELSVEPEVVIPYLTVESRQVLDLVAGFFEVRLGPFGWPADDIAAKSQYLARMFLSYVEASGSWNLSDVSSVTRLVRNEFLGEAQRRPTGSP
- the dapB gene encoding 4-hydroxy-tetrahydrodipicolinate reductase; amino-acid sequence: MSIRVVVVGAAGRMGSAACAAVVEADGLDLVATVDRNGQADHQSIEAVDPASVDVMVDLTVAEAARVDLAWAASHGVHAVVGTTGLSDDDIDRLRAAFVDSNCLIAPNFAIGAVLMMRFAELAAPWFDTCEIIELHHDNKIDAPSGTARTTAERIAAASDSWAPDPTQDEVLAGSRGGLAAGAVRIHSVRMRGMLAHQEVILGAAGQTLTIRHDSYDRSSFMPGIVHACRVIADHPGLTVGLDSFLGL